In Vigna unguiculata cultivar IT97K-499-35 chromosome 3, ASM411807v1, whole genome shotgun sequence, a single genomic region encodes these proteins:
- the LOC114175287 gene encoding probable beta-1,4-xylosyltransferase IRX10L → MGMRKLSLLGFLCAYSFFTIGAVELGRNQPTERISGSAGDVLEDDPVGRLKVFVYELPSKYNKKILQKDPRCLNHMFAAEIFMHRFLLSSPVRTLNPEEADWFYTPVYTTCDLTPNGLPLPFKSPRMMRSAIQLISSNWPYWNRTEGADHFFVVPHDFGACFHYQEEKAIERGILQLLRRATLVQTFGQRNHVCLKEGSITIPPYAPPQKMHTHLIPDKTPRSIFVYFRGLFYDVGNDPEGGYYARGARAAVWENFKNNPLFDVSTEHPTTYYEDMQRAVFCLCPLGWAPWSPRLVEAVIFGCIPVIIADDIVLPFADAIPWEEIGVFVAEEEVPKLDTILTSISPQVILRKQILLANPSMKQAMLFPQPAQPGDAFHQVLNGLARKLPHDNTVFLKSGEKILNWTAGPVSDLKPW, encoded by the exons ATGGGTATGCGGAAATTGAGTCTTTTGGGGTTTCTTTGTGCCTATTCTTTCTTTACAATTGGTGCTGTGGAGCTGGGCAGGAACCAACCAACTGAAAGAATttcag GTAGTGCTGGTGATGTATTGGAAGATGATCCAGTGGGAAGGTTGAAGGTTTTTGTATATGAACTTCCAAGTAAGTATAATAAGAAAATTCTGCAAAAAGATCCGAGATGCCTCAACCATATGTTTGCTGCTGAAATCTTTATGCACCGGTTTCTCTTATCTAGCCCTGTCCGAACACTTAATCCGGAAGAGGCTGACTGGTTTTATACCCCTGTATACACCACTTGTGACTTGACACCAAATGGCCTCCCTTTACCCTTCAAGTCACCACGAATGATGAGAAGTGCCATACAACTTATTTCTTCAAACTGGCCCTATTGGAATCGCACAGAGGGAGCAGATCACTTCTTTGTGGTTCCTCACGACTTTGGGGCATGTTTTCATTACCAG GAAGAGAAGGCAATTGAAAGAGGGATTCTTCAACTGTTAAGGCGTGCTACATTGGTTCAAACATTTGGACAGAGGAATCATGTATGCTTGAAAGAGGGCTCAATTACCATTCCTCCATACGCTCCACCACAGAAAATGCACACCCACCTAATTCCTGATAAGACTCCCAGGTCCATTTTTGTATACTTCCGAGGACTCTTTTATGATGTTGGCAATGACCCTGAAGGTGGTTACTATGCAAG AGGTGCAAGAGCAGCAGTGTGGGAGAACTTTAAAAACAATCCTCTATTTGATGTCTCCACTGAGCATCCAACCACGTACTACGAGGACATGCAACGAGCTGTGTTTTGCCTATGCCCACTTGGATGGGCTCCTTGGAGCCCAAGATTGGTAGAGGCTGTGATATTTGGTTGCATACCTGTTATTATTGCAGATGACATTGTTCTGCCATTTGCTGATGCAATCCCATGGGAAGAGATAGGAGTGTTTGTTGCTGAGGAGGAGGTTCCAAAGTTGGATACCATACTCACATCTATCTCACCACAAGTCATATTGAGGAAGCAAATATTGCTTGCTAACCCTTCCATGAAGCAAGCAATGCTTTTCCCACAGCCTGCTCAACCTGGAGATGCCTTCCATCAAGTTTTAAATGGACTGGCAAGGAAACTGCCACATGACAACACTGTGTTCTTGAAATCAGGGGAGAAGATCTTGAATTGGACTGCTGGACCTGTGAGTGACCTTAAACCTTGGTAA
- the LOC114178980 gene encoding uncharacterized protein LOC114178980, with protein MAMASTIAFPVPSSSFFTPQTWVQSRPFSLHCLGGKMEHSNNREKIKSTILHHLFQKQRQSPYYDNLCRPVSDLLPFIANGIRGVTTNPAIFQRAISSSNAYDQQLRKLVGEGKDTESVYWELVVKDIHDTCKMLEPIYNDSDGVDGYVSVAVSPKLANDTKGTIEEAKWLHKMIGCSNVYIKIPATDESILSMKEVISLGISVNATLIFCLTRYEAVIDAYLDGLEACGRTDLSKVSSAAAFYISRVDSALDTKLHQIGTSEALHLKGKGAIAQAVLAYQLYQKKFSGPRWEHLEKRGAKKQRLMWASTNVKNPEYPDAFYVDSLIGPDTISTMPEQALKAFMHHGILSRTLDAKVLEAQHIYSAIQKLGIQWPSVGSQLQLEVLDSFTKSFHNVLQCIHNKTLGQV; from the exons ATGGCAATGGCTTCAACCATTGCTTTTCCAGTGCCAAGTTCAAGCTTTTTCACTCCCCAAACTTGGGTTCAGAGTAGACCCTTTAG TTTGCACTGTCTAGGAGGAAAAATGGAACATAGCAATAACAGGGAAAAGATCAAAAGTACTATTCTTCACCATCTCTTCCAGAAGCAGAGACAGAGCCCTTATTATGACAATCTATGTCGCCCTGTTTCAGATTTGCTTCCATTTATTGCCAATGGGATCAGAGGTGTCACCACCAATCCAGCG ATTTTTCAGAGAGCTATTTCATCCTCAAATGCCTACGATCAACAGTTGAG GAAACTGGTAGGGGAAGGAAAAGACACAGAGAGTGTCTATTGGGAATTAGTAGTGAAAGACATACATGATACCTGCAAAATGTTGGAGCCAATTTACAATGATTCAGATGGTGTAGATGGATATGTATCTGTTGCAGTTTCCCCCAAACTAGCAAATGATACCAAGGGGACAATTGAAGAGGCAAAATGGCTTCACAAGATGATTGGGTGTTCAAATGTCTATATTAAAATTCCTGCAACTGATGAATCCATTCTTTCTATGAAGGAGGTTATTTCTCTGGGGATAAGTGTGAATGCCACT CTCATATTTTGCCTCACTAGATATGAGGCAGTGATTGATGCTTACTTGGATGGCCTTGAGGCTTGTGGCAGAACTGATCTCTCCAAGGTTTCAAGTGCAGCAGCATTCTACATCAGTAGAGTGGATTCTGCACTTGACACAAAACTTCACCAAATTGGTACCTCTGAGGCTCTTCATCTCAAAGGAAAG GGTGCAATTGCTCAAGCAGTCTTAGCTTACCAACTTTATCAGAAAAAGTTTTCTGGTCCAAGATGGGAACACTTGGAGAAGAGAGGTGCCAAAAAGCAGAGGCTAATGTGGGCTTCGACAAATGTGAAAAACCCAGAATACCCTGACGCATTTTATGTTGATTCTCTTATTGGACCGGATACG ATTTCAACCATGCCAGAACAAGCTCTTAAAGCCTTCATGCACCATGGCATTCTTTCAAGAACCCTTGATGCAAAAGTATTAGAGGCTCAACATATTTACAGTGCAATTCAGAAGTTGGGGATTCAATGGCCTTCTGTTGGATCACAACTCCAACTTGAGGTGCTGGATTCCTTCACAAAAAGCTTTCATAATGTGCTTCAATGCATTCACAACAAAACACTTGGACAAGTCTAA